Below is a window of Acidobacteriota bacterium DNA.
GCCAACAGCAACGGCCGCGATGGTCGTGCACAATGCCCACAGGTAGACCCAGCCCGCCATCCAAGCCCAACGTTTTCCGACGAGCCGGCGAGCCCATGGATAGAGCCCGCCCGCGATTGGAAACTGTGACACGATTTCCCCAAAGACCAGCGCAACCAGAAGCTGCCCCAAGCCGACAAACAAGTAACTCCAGAACATTGCTGGGCCGCCCGTGGCAATTGCAAATCCGAAAACGGTGTACACGCCAACCACCGGGGATAGATAGGTGAAGCCAAGGGCAAAGTTCTGCCACAAGCTCATCGAGCGATCGAACTTCGAGTCGTAGCCGAGGGCTTCAAGTTGCGCGGAGTCGTTGTTTACAGCAGTTCGGTCTGTGGTCATAGGGTCCTTGGATATGGGGCGCGCCGGGCTACTGCGCGGGAAGCAGCCCGACCTGGCGCATGACGGTAGAGATATCGTAATAATCCAGGCTGCGGGAAATTTTCCCGCCGCGCACGTCAACCACGGAAACGCCGCGCACCGTGAACTTCTTCCCCGTCTTGTAGACGGCCTTGTCAGTGCCAGTAAAAGTCCATTCGATGGTGCCGTGTCCGTCGTCAATCGAAGCGCGCACCAGCTTCAGTTCGAGATCAGGGACGCCGTCATATTCCGAGGCGGCAAACTTACTGAGTTCGGCTTTCCCATGACTGATCTCGCCGAAAGCCACGTCCTCGTAGTAGACGTCGTCGGTGAAGATCGCGAGCATTTTGGCGGGATCGTGGGAATTCCAGGCGGCGATAAATTTTGCCGGGATAGCCTTTTCGGCGCCGTCCGCGGCGTTGACGCCTTGAGGGATTGAAGTGCACAGAACAAGAGCGATGAATGTGACCACACTGAACAACACGCGATTCCACGTCATGATCATTTCCTCCCATCAATATCAGTATCAGTTCGAAATCGATCGCCGGACAGTCTACGGTTTGCCGGCGATTTTCTCCACCAGATCAAGACGAGCCTTCCAAGGATCGGGCCCGGCAACGGCGCCGTCACTAGTGAAGTCGAGTATCGTGTCGCTGTCCGCCGCGTACGCAGGCCACTTCGTACGCGGACGCCCGCCGGCGTTGGGGTCGCCCGACTTCGCGAACGCAACCCAGTATGCATTCACCGTCAGCGCCATCGCGCTATCGGCGGTATCGAGTTTGCTCACGTACGCCGCATTTGCCACGGTGTTGAAGACAAATGCAAGTTCGGTCGCATGATGCGCGCCGTCAACCTGAGCGCGGTCGGCGACCGGAACATAAGAAAAGCGATAGGCATAGGTAGGCTGTCCCGCCGCCGATTGCTGTCGCGCAATAAAACGCATAGGCTCGACCATGAGACGGTCGGAAGCGACAGCCGCCCCGACAACCTTCGCATCGTTCGTGTGCTGAGGATCGTACACTGCGTACGCTTTCATCTGATTCAGGCCGAAGGGAAACATGACTTCCTGAATGTTTCGCGCGAAAGAGATTCCAATGTCGCGATTGGTGGCGCCGATCAGCAGCGGGACTTTCATCTGGCGTCCCGCCTGAAACGCAGCCTGCGGAGATTCGGGCAGCAATTGTCCATCGACCATCGGTCCGACAAACGTCTTGATCGCGCTGAAAATCGACATCATGTTCAGGCCGTCGACCACATCGTCCGGCGACAGTCTGCGCAGCGCGTCGAGCGCGGCGGCGTCCGTGCCGTTGATGCCTTTCGACTTGGCAAATGCCAGCGCCGCGGACTCTCCCGTCGCCTTGCTGAAAAAACCCGACTTCCCTTTCATCTGCGTCATGCCGCCCGCCCCATCGCGCGCGGGAGCGGACTCGACAATCGCCTGCTGAAACAATCCCTGTGCCATCGGTGAAGCCATCATCGCCAGCACGGAGCCACCGCCGGCAGACTCGCCAAAGATCGTCACTTTTTTCGGATCGCCGCCGAAAGCTTCGATATTGTGCTGGACCCATTTGAGCGCGGCGATCTGGTCCATGTATCCATAATTGCCCAGCGGTCCCGAAGGCGATTCGGCGGCCAACGCAGGATGCGCGAAGTATCCGAAACGCCCCACGCGGTAGTTAAAGCTCACCAGCACGACGCCCTGCCTGGCGAACTGCGTGCCGTCGTAAACCGCCGGCGAACTGCCGCCATTAACCCAACCGCCGCCGTAAATCCAGACCATCACGGGCAGCTTGGAAACGGCGGCGGGTAAGGGAGTCCAGACGTTCACGTAGAGACAATCTTCGTTGGGAGTAGTGCGTAGCGGCGCGAGGTCCTCAATAAACGGACGCTGCATGCAGTCATGCCCGTAGTCGGTGGAGGGGCGGACAGTCGTCCAGGGCGCGGGTGGCTGTGGAGGCTTCCACCGTAGAGGTCCGACCGGCGGCGCAGCAAAAGGGATTCCCTTGAAGGAGACAACACCATCCTGCGTGATGCCGCGCACGGCGCCCGACTCAGTTTTCACTTCGTCCGAAGCGGAAACCATCACTCCAGACACAATGATCACGACTGCCGACCAGCACAGAAACTTGCAGACTTTCATTCGTTCCTCTGAGCGGTCATTCGGGTTGCTCCGAATGATTGCCGCCCAGAGTACCATTGACGCGCTCAGGCGTTCATTTGTTTCTTGGCCGCCCTATTTGGCCCCTTCCGGCAACAATCCCCGGTACTTCAGCATGGGCTCGATCGTCGGCTCCGCGCCGAGCCATGCGGCATACATCTTCGCAAGGTCCTCGGTGTTGCCGCGCGACAAGACCATGTTGCGAAGGCGGTCTCCGTTCGCGCGAGTGAGGCCGCCATGATCCTCGAACCACTGGTAGGCGGCGTGGTCGAGCATCTCGCTCCAGAGATACGCGTAGTAGCCGCCCGCGTAGCCGCTGCTCCAGATGTGCGAGAAGTAGCTGGAACGGTAGCGGGGAGGCACGGAACTCAACAGCAGGTTGGTCTTTTTCAGTGCAGCGATCTCGAACTCGTCCGGCT
It encodes the following:
- a CDS encoding nuclear transport factor 2 family protein; this translates as MTWNRVLFSVVTFIALVLCTSIPQGVNAADGAEKAIPAKFIAAWNSHDPAKMLAIFTDDVYYEDVAFGEISHGKAELSKFAASEYDGVPDLELKLVRASIDDGHGTIEWTFTGTDKAVYKTGKKFTVRGVSVVDVRGGKISRSLDYYDISTVMRQVGLLPAQ
- a CDS encoding carboxylesterase family protein, whose product is MVSASDEVKTESGAVRGITQDGVVSFKGIPFAAPPVGPLRWKPPQPPAPWTTVRPSTDYGHDCMQRPFIEDLAPLRTTPNEDCLYVNVWTPLPAAVSKLPVMVWIYGGGWVNGGSSPAVYDGTQFARQGVVLVSFNYRVGRFGYFAHPALAAESPSGPLGNYGYMDQIAALKWVQHNIEAFGGDPKKVTIFGESAGGGSVLAMMASPMAQGLFQQAIVESAPARDGAGGMTQMKGKSGFFSKATGESAALAFAKSKGINGTDAAALDALRRLSPDDVVDGLNMMSIFSAIKTFVGPMVDGQLLPESPQAAFQAGRQMKVPLLIGATNRDIGISFARNIQEVMFPFGLNQMKAYAVYDPQHTNDAKVVGAAVASDRLMVEPMRFIARQQSAAGQPTYAYRFSYVPVADRAQVDGAHHATELAFVFNTVANAAYVSKLDTADSAMALTVNAYWVAFAKSGDPNAGGRPRTKWPAYAADSDTILDFTSDGAVAGPDPWKARLDLVEKIAGKP